The genomic stretch AGCCATTTTCAAACTTACAAATATTATAAAAATCTGTTATAATTTATAAATGTTTTACGGGATAATGCTCACTGGAACAACAAAAATTAATAAACGGTGCAACCTGCATAATGAATGACATTAGAATAGGATGCGGCTACGACATCCACAAATTTTTAGAGGTTGCGCTTTTTGAAAAAGCCGCCAAAAGACTTTATCTCGGAGGGGTGTTAATCGAGGGGCATATCGGGGTTGCCGCCCATTCCGACGGCGATGTCGTTCTTCACTCCCTTACCGATGCCCTTCTCGGCGCTCTGAGCCTGCCCGATATAGGCGTTCTTTATCCCGATAACCTTAAATCGACAAAAGGGGTCAGCAGCATCGAAATTATAAAATATGCCTATAAATTGGTTCAGGAAAAGGGGTACGCGCTGGCAAACGCCGACATCACGATTATAACCCAGACGCCGAAAATATCCGCCTATAAAGAACAAATGATAAATTCGGTATCAGCCGCGCTCGGCGTTGACAAATCCCGCGTCAACATTAAAGGAAAAACCAAAGAAGGGCTTGACTCTGTGGGAAAACAAAAAGCGATAGAAGCTTTTAGCGTCTGCCTTATATCGCAACAGTAAATTCTTTCTTTTTTCTTTGCCCGATTTCCGCTTTTACCCTGCGTTTCTACTGAGGGATTAAGGTATGATTATGGTATAATAAACAATACAAAATAAATTATTTAATAAAATGAAATCATACGCGATATTGCTTGCCGCCGGAGCAGGTTTAAGAACGGGGCTTAATGTCCCAAAACAGCTTGTAAAAATCAAGGATAAAGAAATTATACTCCACAGCCTTGAAATATTTACAAAATCGAATATTAATTTTGATGCCGTCGTTATAGCAACGCCGCCTTCTACAGTTTTTGGTTTTAACTGGAGCGATTTTTTTAAGAAAAATACCGCAGGCGGCGATATAAAAAAATTGCACATAATAACCGGCGGCGCGGCAAGACAGGATTCCGTGGACAACTCCATAAAATATTTAGAAAGTATTTTACCTGCCTCCGAGGCGGAAAATGCCATCGTCTT from Candidatus Acidulodesulfobacterium ferriphilum encodes the following:
- the ispF gene encoding 2-C-methyl-D-erythritol 2,4-cyclodiphosphate synthase, with the protein product MNDIRIGCGYDIHKFLEVALFEKAAKRLYLGGVLIEGHIGVAAHSDGDVVLHSLTDALLGALSLPDIGVLYPDNLKSTKGVSSIEIIKYAYKLVQEKGYALANADITIITQTPKISAYKEQMINSVSAALGVDKSRVNIKGKTKEGLDSVGKQKAIEAFSVCLISQQ